In Chitinophaga sp. HK235, a single window of DNA contains:
- a CDS encoding histidine kinase produces MLTIRLTLILLFLTAARAHCQDPSYTQYTVKDGLPGPIVYQALQDKNGFIWFATNQGVSRFDGKSFKNFSKADGLPDNEILKLYIDKHNNMWFISGAGIPSLYRQGKIQSMNNCKGVFSITEDFMGDSIYLHSNFSEGTKLVQGYYVSSNQTEQWKFTHHIFPGDDFLRFTLLKASTEKKINFYFSLADNSTYKLLIKSKNKIRSYTFPYRHLDGYFPFNIKFLHTYNTRKGSFLFFTESLYEADSSGLKEICPIQSLQLNYRNTNSIFCENDSILWCCSRDKGLIRVKNYASSHRVVQTFFPKTYCTSIIKDHEGGYWLTTHNDGVYYLPNLNAYYLSGLNDLAAKDVKTIKAIDKDRMVAGFANGNILEVHLPDIKSKAYTQWNSTNINNRIMDIKPYGRHQLMIASDYGLHTVNSDNTSKTLFHGISIKGVHLISDTAIAFATSAGVLILTPHTKEPRAVLRHKATCISGLGKNFYWGSMNGVYAFLNDSIHYLGKQYPQLSGSINRINIAPDSAIWISTPEGLHILKNGQLSTIGKEQGLLSDICKDVLFDGNIAWVSTDRGISRIIYRWNNNTPVYSISGITENDGLISSDVNQTAVSDNYIWAATARGICFMSKNDTPRAMLNPLININTVIRGNDEIVPGDTVAIDYRKNKLRIELSGISFRSGKQTTYQYRFKNLDSNWTSTAIDVLEFSTLPFGIHTFEVRAVDRWGNKSIPVKRITISVIPPFWKTSWFIFFTYLFTGALIGYSVYIYFRIQQRKKDKIYQAKRGMAELEMKVLRGQMNPHFIFNCLGSIQHHILRADITNANLYLYKFSKLIRNILQYSIAATITLEEEVEVLELYLELEKVRLGERMNYVVTVSPDIDPTFINIPSMIIQPYVENAIKHGITPLVDRTGTIRISFNRENNYLVCIIDDDGIGIRASLAAQKTNFSGYISMGTGITQSRIDVINAIQKNKILLEIIDKEASNLSGKGTIVRVSFPILND; encoded by the coding sequence AACGCTGATCTTACTATTTCTTACTGCGGCCAGAGCGCATTGTCAGGACCCATCCTATACGCAGTATACTGTTAAGGACGGCTTGCCGGGCCCCATTGTATACCAGGCTCTCCAGGATAAAAACGGCTTTATATGGTTTGCCACCAACCAGGGAGTGAGCCGGTTTGATGGGAAATCATTTAAAAATTTCAGCAAAGCTGATGGCCTGCCTGACAATGAAATACTGAAGCTATATATAGACAAACATAATAATATGTGGTTTATCTCCGGAGCTGGTATCCCTTCTTTATACCGTCAGGGGAAGATACAGAGCATGAATAATTGCAAAGGTGTTTTTTCCATTACAGAAGACTTTATGGGGGATTCCATTTACCTCCATAGCAATTTTTCTGAAGGGACGAAACTGGTTCAAGGTTATTATGTATCGTCTAATCAAACGGAACAATGGAAATTTACCCATCATATTTTTCCCGGTGATGATTTTCTTCGGTTTACATTGCTAAAAGCATCTACTGAAAAAAAAATCAATTTTTATTTCTCACTGGCAGATAACTCTACCTATAAGCTATTGATAAAAAGTAAAAACAAAATCCGTAGTTATACCTTTCCCTATCGCCATCTCGATGGCTATTTCCCCTTTAACATCAAATTTCTGCATACGTATAATACCAGGAAGGGCTCATTCCTGTTCTTCACAGAGTCTTTATACGAAGCAGACAGCTCCGGACTCAAAGAAATATGTCCGATTCAATCCCTTCAATTAAATTACCGCAACACCAATTCCATCTTCTGCGAAAATGACAGCATTTTATGGTGCTGTTCGAGGGACAAAGGGCTGATCCGGGTAAAAAACTATGCCTCCTCCCACCGGGTGGTCCAGACCTTTTTCCCAAAAACGTACTGCACATCGATTATAAAAGACCATGAGGGCGGATACTGGCTGACTACCCATAACGATGGGGTGTATTACCTTCCCAATCTGAATGCATATTATTTATCGGGGCTAAACGATCTGGCCGCCAAAGACGTAAAAACCATTAAAGCGATTGATAAAGACCGTATGGTGGCAGGTTTCGCCAACGGAAACATCCTGGAAGTACATCTTCCTGATATCAAAAGCAAGGCATATACCCAATGGAACAGTACCAATATCAATAACAGGATAATGGACATCAAGCCCTATGGCCGGCATCAGCTGATGATAGCCAGTGATTACGGGCTTCATACTGTTAATTCTGACAATACCAGCAAAACGCTTTTCCATGGTATCAGTATTAAAGGGGTACATCTGATATCCGATACCGCCATCGCATTCGCCACCAGTGCCGGCGTTCTTATTCTGACCCCGCACACGAAGGAGCCCAGAGCGGTACTACGCCATAAAGCCACCTGCATCAGTGGTTTGGGCAAAAACTTTTACTGGGGCTCCATGAATGGCGTATACGCCTTTCTCAACGACTCCATTCACTACCTGGGCAAACAATACCCGCAGCTAAGCGGTAGTATCAACCGAATAAACATCGCACCGGATTCGGCCATCTGGATATCAACACCAGAGGGCCTCCACATACTAAAAAACGGCCAGCTCAGCACTATCGGAAAAGAACAGGGATTACTGAGTGACATCTGCAAGGATGTACTCTTTGATGGCAATATAGCCTGGGTATCCACCGACCGGGGTATCTCCCGTATCATCTATCGCTGGAATAACAATACCCCCGTTTATTCCATTTCCGGGATCACAGAAAACGACGGACTTATTTCGTCTGATGTCAATCAGACCGCTGTCAGCGATAATTACATCTGGGCCGCCACCGCCAGGGGAATTTGTTTTATGTCTAAAAACGATACTCCCCGTGCCATGCTTAACCCGCTTATCAATATCAATACAGTCATCAGAGGCAACGATGAAATCGTTCCCGGCGATACGGTGGCGATAGACTATAGAAAAAATAAACTTCGCATCGAATTATCCGGTATTTCCTTCCGGAGCGGCAAACAAACCACCTATCAGTACAGGTTTAAAAACCTGGACAGCAACTGGACCAGTACCGCTATCGATGTATTGGAATTTTCCACGTTACCTTTCGGCATTCATACCTTTGAAGTCAGGGCTGTAGACCGCTGGGGCAATAAAAGCATTCCCGTAAAAAGAATCACCATCTCTGTTATTCCTCCCTTCTGGAAAACATCCTGGTTTATATTTTTTACTTATCTTTTTACCGGTGCACTGATCGGATATTCCGTTTATATTTACTTCAGGATACAACAACGCAAAAAAGACAAAATCTATCAGGCTAAAAGAGGAATGGCAGAACTGGAGATGAAAGTGCTGAGAGGACAAATGAATCCACATTTCATTTTTAACTGCTTAGGTTCCATACAGCATCACATACTACGGGCAGATATTACAAATGCCAACCTATATCTGTACAAATTTTCGAAGCTGATACGGAATATCCTGCAATATAGCATTGCCGCCACCATTACACTGGAAGAAGAAGTAGAAGTACTGGAGCTCTACCTGGAACTGGAAAAAGTACGCCTGGGAGAGCGCATGAACTATGTAGTAACCGTCAGCCCTGACATCGATCCTACCTTTATCAATATCCCCTCCATGATTATTCAACCCTATGTAGAGAATGCCATTAAACATGGCATCACTCCGCTGGTGGACAGAACGGGGACTATCAGGATCAGCTTCAACCGGGAAAACAATTACCTGGTATGTATTATTGATGATGATGGTATCGGTATACGGGCATCCTTAGCCGCGCAAAAAACCAATTTCTCCGGATATATATCCATGGGCACCGGCATCACCCAAAGCCGGATCGATGTCATCAATGCCATCCAAAAGAATAAAATATTGTTGGAAATAATAGATAAAGAAGCCTCCAATCTATCCGGTAAGGGCACCATTGTACGCGTATCTTTTCCCATATTAAATGACTAG